The DNA sequence atatttttttattggaaACTGGAAATTTTGGAATCATTATCAAGGTATGAGGTTTCAGTCTGATCCTTTTCATGAATGTTGATGTGATTGACTgatttttattcatgtttgtgtaTGCTTTTGTTCCGTTTTATCTGCTGTTTTGAATGTATCCCTACCTAACACATTTACCAACTCTGATTGCCATCGCTAGAATCATTGTTTGGGGTAGTTGGTGACTGCCTTCCATGTGGTCTAGTGACATGTAGCTGGATTGTAGTAGGTGAGGTGTGATATCTCAATTTTTGGTCCCTATTTTTAGATTTCTCCAAAGGTTCAGTTATTTTTCCTGTTTTTGTGTTGGTTCTGCTTTTGCTGCTATGATTAGTTATCTATGTGCTATTGAATGTTGATGAGAATGTGGGAATGGCTATCAAGGTATGGGCTTTCTATCTAACCTATTTGGTGAGTTGTGATGTGATTGATTTGaattggttcatagcttcttccTCATTAAATGAAAGATTTGGTTATTCAATTCTTTTGTGGGTTTATCTTCTTGGTTACAATTTTTGGGGGTTGGTGTTAACTTTCAGTTTGAACTCATTATCAGATCTCCATTTTGTTACCTGTTATATTGTTTGTTGCATGTGTTTTGTTTTTTTCAtgaatatctttttaaattttttagtttctgTATGTTCAAGAAATCTCTTGAGTTTTTAAACTGTTTTTTGTATACAGAAACATGTCCCGTTATCTATGTTTGATGTAGTATTCCCATGAAAATGTGGTATGGATACATAATAAGGTTGTGCTGTATATTCTTCATTTGATAATTCGAAATTTGGGAATCATTATCAATGTATGAGGTTTCAATCTCATCCCTTGCATGAATGTTTATGTCATTGAGAGATTTTTACTCATGTttgtctatacttttttttcccaCTCATCTAATGTTTTGAATGTATCCTTATCTAACCAATTTATACCAATTCTCATTGTCATGAGTAGAATCATTGTTTGGGGTATATGATTACTGCCTTCCCTATGGTCTTATGACGTGTAGGTTTACTGTAGTAGTTGTGGTCTCATATCTCAATTTCTGATCCCTATTTCTTGATTTCTTGAAAGTTTGActttttttactgtttttgtgTTGGTTCAGATTTTGCTCCTATGATTAGTTGTCTCTATGCCATTGAATGGAGATGATAATGTGGGAATGCCTATCAAGGTATGGGCTTTCTATCTAACCTATTTGGTGAGTGGTGATGTGATTGATATGAATTGATTAATAGCTTTTTCCTGATTGAATGAAAGATTTGgttattcaattcaatttcattgtctatttctttaattatttatttatgtaaaaattgTTTTGTATTTCACCTCTTGAAAAGACATGGGATTTTTGTGCTGAATTTGAGATGTGATTCACAAAGGAAGTGGCTTTGTTAGAGTAAGATGGTATCATTCCACTATTTGTGTTACTAGGACTGCCCCAAAGTTTAActaattttcacaattttttccaTGCCTATTTTCTATTGataattagagaaaaaaattatGGCATACTCCACTATTTGTGTTTCTGGTTGCATGTGGGTTGTCTTGATGATTATGAAAAAATGGGTTTCGTACCTAATCTATTCTATTAGTGGTGATGTGAATCACAAAAATTGATGTGTAGCctgttgtttatttatttctttttgaaGTTCAACTGAATTGGATTACATTTTTCTGTTGATTGTGTTAAATATGTTTCATATCTCAGCTGTTGGATGGACATACACCTCCTTGTCCTCAAGTTAAGAGGTTCATTGAGAAAAGAATGCGCTTGTGCAAGTAGAATGGGTTCATGTTGTTGTTTGTCTAACTACCACATGTCGTTAGCCAAAGAAAAAAGTATCCAGCAGCTGCTGTTCCCATGAAAAAGTGTTTTCCACACATAATAAGGttgtgctatatatatatatatatatatatatatatatatatatatatatatatatatatatatatatatatatatatatatatatatatatatatatatatatatatattctttattgGAAATTGGAAATTTCCAATAATTACGAAGGTATGAGGTTTCATTATcatccatttcatgaatgttgatgTGATTGACAgatttttattcatgtttgtttATACTTTTGTTCCCATTTAGCTGCTTTTTCTAATGTATCCCTACCTAAGACATTTACCAACTCTAATTGCCATCACTAGAATCATTGTTGAGGGTAGTTGGTGACtgcctattttattatttctcgAAAGTATCACTTCTTTTTCCTATTTTTGTGTTGTTTCAGCTTTTGCTGCTATGATTAGTTGTCTATGTTCCATTAAATGGGATGAGAATGTGGGAATGCCTATCATGGTATGGGCTTTCTATCTAACCTATTTGGTTAGTGGTGATGTGATTGATATCAATTGATTCATTTCTTGTTGCTCATTAAATGAAAAATTTGGTTATTCAACTCCACTACCCTCCATTTCCCTCCTCAATTTGATTTGAATTCAAAAAGGTGAGATTGTGTCCTGGATTTTTTCTATAAAAGGATGGTTGGTAAAGCACATTGAATGCACAAACATTCTGATGTGTTGTATTTGCTcctaagctatatttattttataattttactatttaCATTTTGATCTATTTCATCAAGTCTCTTTATCTCCTTTCTTTTTACTGCAATGCCTCCACCATTTGATATGATTTCTAAGATGCATCCTCCTAGAGAGGCTTGGAAGCTGAAAGTTAGGGTTCTAAGGCTTTGGGTTGTACTCTCTTTTGGTAACCATGAGGTTCCTAACTCAATGGAGATGATTCTCCTTGATGAGCATGTTAGCCCCTATTAGCTTCTCTTTTAAATATGGTCTTACTTgctgttttttaagttttcaaatttaaattatgtgTTTCATTAATCTGATTTGTTCTTTTGTTCCATTTCTAGTGTGAAAAAATTCAAGCTACAGTCAAGAAACCACTCCTTAATAGGTTTAGGGATCATATAGTTGAAGGACAAGTTTATAGAATGACATATTTTGCTATTGTGTCAAATCATGGTAGTTATAGAGCAACTTCTCATGAATTCAAATTGGTTTTCCTTCACCGAACCACTGTTGTAGCTGTTGATGAAGATGTTATCCCTAAGACTTGTTTCAACATGTTTCCTTTTTCTGAGCTGCTGAACATGACCCAAGATTATGATTTTTTAGTTGGTGTGTATATCTTCCTACTGTTCTGTTATTGAAGTTTTTTAAACAAATCCTTTGAATAGTTAATAGGTTGTGTTTATTTGGAATAGATGTCATTGGTCTTTTAACTTCAGTCGGAGAAGAGAAAGAATATGCAAAAGAgggaaaaattgtgaaaatgattgCATTGGAATTaacttcaaaagagtatgttccttaAGTCATTTATGGTGCTTTctctttatcttttaattatcttttttgcttattttctgtttgattcTTTGTCATCTTTTGAGTTTCAGTCTTACAGTGCGATGTGCATTGTTTGGGGATTATGTTAATCAAGTAAATCATTTCCTTGCCTCTGGGTATGTGGAGCAGCCTGTTGTAGTCATTCAACTTGCAAAAGTCAAGTTCTTTAGGggtatgttgttgtttttttttttctgtacatCTCATGGCTGCTCTAGGTGTTGTCTCCAATAAAGTTTTGCTAGACTCTTTCTTTGTTTCTGTGTAGGTCAAGTAGGTCTTCAAAATGTGATGTATGCCACTCAAATGTTATTTAATCCTGATATTTCTGAAGTTGTTGAATTTAGGCAGATGTTAGCATGCTTTATTTTGTTGATGTttactgtattttttatttacaagcAATCTGGAGTAACAAGTACAACtatttgcattaattttttttagtatgattGAGTAAGGTGTCAGTGGTACCCAGTCACTGTTTATTACAATTGAGGGTAAAGTTCTCTCCTTGGAAGATGATTTCATGCGTTTAACTAGAAAATGCACTATTGAAGAGCTTCAAGATAGCAATCAGGTTGTCTTCTTTTGAGTTAGTTGTGTTTCTGTTTGTTTTATACACAAATGAGcgaaaaagaaaatcaaacaaGGATTTCCAGATCTGTTTTTTCATTCATGTTGTTAATTAACTTTGAAATGCCCATTGGATAGGAGGGTTCTTTTATCATTTTTGGTGCAATCCAAGGTATTGTTGAGGATGGAGGTTGGTGGTATTCTGCTTGTGTGTGTGGAAAGGGTATCTATCCTCAAAATGGTGCCTATTACTGTGATTTTTGTTTGAAGCACATAACTAATGTCACTCCAAGGTCAgaatttttgttgaaaatgtGTTCTCATTTTGTAAAGTGGATTGTTTATAAAAATAAGGTTTCTTGGTATTATGTATTTGAATGATTGtgttcccccttttttttctctctccagatttaaaattaaagtaacagTTGAAGATCATACTGGGGAGGGTATTTTCCTTCTCTTTGATCGTGAGGCTTCTTATTTGCTTAAGAAATCATGTGCTGACTTGTTTACTGAGGTTCAAAGAGATGCAAGTGTATGTTGTTAGTTTTCTTTCATGTGTTGTTCACTTTAGATGATGGCATGTTCCTTATTCAAACTCTATATTTCTTATGTGTTACTTTCAAAATAGCTTATATGTGGGGATACTTATCCTCCCATACTCCAAGGGCTCATTGGAAAGTTGCTGCTCAAGGTTGATACCAAATGTGTCCCACATGATACATTTTATGGGACTTTCCGAGTTAGGAGAATTTGTGATGATTCCACCATTATTGCGATGTTTGAACTTCCTAATTATGATGCTGATGATGAGTCTACTCCAAAAAAGGTTAGATATACATACAAATGTTTTTAGATCCCGTTAATTCATCATTAATTTCAtatattttgtttctttattGTGCTGTGGTCAATTTCTATTAtggtcttatgtatttttaaactCTTATGGCATATGAATAGGAGCATGATTTACACAAATCTGTTCCTCGTGGAAAAGCGGATGTTGGTATTAAGAAGGAGTCTTCTAATAGTTTTATCAAAAGTGAGAAAGATGCTGGTGAGTGTTCTGGAATTTTGTGTAAATCCCCCGTTCTTATAGATTTTTTGGCTGAAAAATAGCCTGTTGTTTCCGGGGGGACTGAGTTTGTTGGCTTAATTGATGGTGAGCATGGAAAAGAAGACAAAACTCCCAGCAATGATACTGTTAGTGATGATCTTTCTGCTGAATTGGATATATTGCTTAGCTCAGCAGAAAAAGAAACTCAGGTGCTtatgtataatatttttttcctcATTCTTATGTGTGCTGTTTCTAATTGTAATTTGCATTCTTGAGTGAGATTCatatgtttttttaatttctttgtcatAGGAGCTGTTGTCCGATGTTCTTGAAGCACCTTCGCAAAATGGAGAGAAGCTTACCCATGAAAATCATGTTGTCACCTCCAAGAGTAAGAGGAATTTGAATCCTCAATTTGAAGAGGCTGCTGTTGATGCAGATGGGCGTGGGTTCAAGGTTGCCAAGGTTAATGGAGTTTGATTGAAGGTGTGGAATTGAGCTGCTGTGTCTAGGTGTAGGTGTCTTATATAGTTTATCTATAAGTATTTAGGAAGGCTTGTGATTCCAAATAGATGGACATGTAATCATGCTGGCTGGATGGTATTTTGATTTGACTTTTTTGGATTGTGTCCAACAAATAGGATTGTCAGATATAGGGGTTTTTCTTTTGTGATGGCTCGGGTAATGTGCCAAGTATGTCTATTCTCAACTCCTCCTTTTGTAATAGTGACTTTGCTAGGGATTGGACACATTTTCAATGTTGTACCCTCTTTAGGTTACATACTAGGATATGTAGTCAGATGTTGGAATCCTCCTTATCATAGGGGAGATAGCCATATGTATTTGTGTAGATCACTATCAGTGAAATTTTAATGAAATGCAGCAGTTCTTATTTTGTATTTGTTTATTGTTGTACAATTTTATCTTTTCATGTTGATGTTGATGTCGATTAGTTATTGGTGTTCATTATAATACTTTATTTCCTTCATTTTGTCTGTTATCAAAGGTGTGCATGGTTATATGAGTTTTTTGTTGGTGTGTTTCACATCTTTTGCCCCCATCCATTCCCCTCCTCCCCCCCGTTTTTTTTCATTTGTTGCTTATAGGAACTTAACGATGTGCATCTCTCTTTTCAATGAATTAGGGTTACTCCTTGGTTTTCATGTTTCAACCTTTTTTTATGTTTAGTACGAGTAACAAAGATGTCTCATAACTCAGTTCGTGCTAGAGAGTATAGGCGAAAttgtttgaaaagaaaacgaacacAAACTCATCATCGAAATGCAAGAGGTCAGTTCTGAATTGAGTTTCATGATATTTTTAGTGGTTTATACTCCAATTTTTAGTGATTTGATATATATGCGactgtttgtaatttttttgttttgttttgtaatGCTTTAGAGATCCTTGATTCCTCGATGCCTGTTCTCTCTTTGAATGATTATATGGGTAATTTTTATTGCtctctttatattttttgtatttaatctTTGTGTTTCTAATaatctatctttttattttatatgtttccaatgtctctatttcttcttATGTTTTAGAAAATTTATTTGAGGTGTCCTAGAATGTTAATCAGAGTTCAAATCTTATTTTGTCaggtataataatatatttaagtattttattCCAGTTCGATTCTTTTctgttaaattatattttaagtttctttggtttatatGTAATAGCAAATGTATTTAAgtcatttattattgtttttttatgcTGTTACACCTAAAAGGGTTATTTTAACTATTAGTAGCCCAGAGAATTTCTAGTTAAACATATGTCTAGACTTCTGTACTtggtctctttttaatttgacaaCTCAATTAATATTTGTAGAATCAAACATGATGTAAGGTAATTATAATAACCCTAAATTGTGATAAGTTGTTATTAAATTAGGTAACGTAATCGTGAAATTGTTTAGTTGTTGTTGTTTACATGGCTGAAAGTTTTTGAAGTACTTAATAATTGATTCAAAGCGTACAGTTATTGAAGGTAATTAGATTACCTACCGTAAGCCTGACCAGCTATCATATGTGGTAAACATAATTAATGCCATTATAAAATTCTTTATTGAATCATTTAGATCAGTAGATAGGTTTAATTTATATAGTTCTTTCAAACATACACAAGGAGTAGAGGTTATTAAATTGTTTAATTAGTGTTTATTTTTGTCTTCAACAATATGAAAAGTTTGTTGGTTATGTGATTGGAATCAtgtaattagttaattagttaaattttttagcTAAACAATAGACCAAGGGTATTTGTTGAAAGTTTTTTAGTTTTATGTGTATTTCTCATAATTTAATTGGTTATCGAACCAGTCAGGTTACTGTATCACTAGTTCATTGGTTCAACCGGTGAGTCGTTTGTTGAACCGATAGAACTGGTTGTACGtcaataaaagatataaaatagtcaaaaattgaataaagtgaCAATTAAGTCTATTCTTAACACAGCAGGTTGGTGGTATCCCTTATGCTTGCCTAGCAAGCACAAGTGGGTTCAATACCCATTGCAAGCATTTTTTAATATTCGATCCAATATTCAAATGCTtctggaccacccaagagttgcaTTTGTTGTTAGCACCATAGGATTGGCCTGTTCACGGATTGGATCGAATTGGCTGGTTTTGTCCGCTTTTTGAAGAACCGGCTGATTTTACGCGGTTCACATCCTTCCTCGGTTCAAACCTAAACCTGACCCGGCTAGACTACCAGTTCGAATGATTCATCGATTTTCCGGCCGAACCGGCAGATCCGGTCTGATTCTTATAGCTATGGTTTTATGTCATAATCAGTAGTTCTACATTAAAAAAATGTCATAATCAGTAGTTCTACATTAAAAACAACAATATATGCACTTGTTCTAAAATGTTAGAAAATTCTAAGGACCGATTGAGCCATTAGTgtctaaaaaaatacaaattgatTTTAAtagtaatttagattatttaattTGGACGTTCGTAGTTAGTATCattgattaaaataataaaacaaagtcTATTCTAATGTTAGCAAAAATGAAATTGTTCTTGAATATGCATTTAGATTTATTTATATTTACTTAGTTGATAAAtaaat is a window from the Arachis hypogaea cultivar Tifrunner chromosome 17, arahy.Tifrunner.gnm2.J5K5, whole genome shotgun sequence genome containing:
- the LOC112763594 gene encoding replication protein A 70 kDa DNA-binding subunit A, which translates into the protein MPPPFDMISKMHPPREAWKLKVRVLRLWVVLSFGNHEVPNSMEMILLDEHCEKIQATVKKPLLNRFRDHIVEGQVYRMTYFAIVSNHGSYRATSHEFKLVFLHRTTVVAVDEDVIPKTCFNMFPFSELLNMTQDYDFLVDVIGLLTSVGEEKEYAKEGKIVKMIALELTSKDLTVRCALFGDYVNQVNHFLASGYVEQPVVVIQLAKVKFFRGQVGLQNVMYATQMLFNPDISEVVEFRQIMIE
- the LOC112767449 gene encoding uncharacterized protein gives rise to the protein MRLTRKCTIEELQDSNQEGSFIIFGAIQGIVEDGGWWYSACVCGKGIYPQNGAYYCDFCLKHITNVTPRFKIKVTVEDHTGEGIFLLFDREASYLLKKSCADLFTEVQRDASLICGDTYPPILQGLIGKLLLKVDTKCVPHDTFYGTFRVRRICDDSTIIAMFELPNYDADDESTPKKEHDLHKSVPRGKADVGIKKESSNSFIKSEKDAGECSGILCKSPVLIDFLAEK